The following coding sequences lie in one Apium graveolens cultivar Ventura chromosome 3, ASM990537v1, whole genome shotgun sequence genomic window:
- the LOC141714888 gene encoding G-type lectin S-receptor-like serine/threonine-protein kinase At2g19130: MHLQTNKTSLNLLVFLLSLLFFEIHLYDGIDVLEVGQTLSGNKTISSENGTFELGFFTPGKSQNYYIGIWYRIFDTKTVVWVANRNDPISDPYNSELKLFPNGNLALINEARIQIWSSNSTSTTDNSTLAILLDNGNFVTRDNQDSSNVIWQSFDYPTDTWLPGGKIGYNKIKKEKIYLTTWRSSENPASGIFSFEVETYNKSEILVYNKSRQYWSSGAWTGTSFALVPEIGLNTYISNLTYISNVNESIFTYDIAVPKSFTRFMVHWTGQLRQLVWREDFPERQWLPYSVWPQQCEGLGLCGDFAKCNQLAEPYCNCFHGYEPRDSKNWVLGHYADGCMKKSARASKTRVWIVLGATGGSFILLGMVTLSILQLRKQKMGSYDWESGNLMFFKYQDIKNSTMNFSEKIGEGGFGSVYKGTLPNSRAIAVKRLNNLYQGEKQFRTEMSTIGQIHHINLVRLRGFCIEGEKRLLVFDYMKNGSLENYLFRENFNVFLDWKARYKIMIGIARGLGYLHEKCRDCIIHCDIKPDNILLDDEFNAKVADFGLAKLLGREYSHVLTTIKGTRGYMAPEWMSNEAITEKVDVYSYGKLLFEIISGRRNMEFLDDGNYFPALVAEEVSEGEEGLMQFLDKRLKGEANSCELARACKVACWCIQDDEKIRPSMGDVIQILEGHFEVNTPPIPQFLLGFTNPNNSQPEFYQNYSFSITSSTS; encoded by the coding sequence ATGCACCTGCAGACCAACAAAACATCCTTAAATCTTCTTGTTTTCCTCCTCTCtcttcttttctttgaaattcaTCTTTATGATGGAATCGATGTCCTTGAAGTTGGTCAAACTCTATCTGGAAACAAAACGATATCCTCGGAGAATGGAACATTTGAACTAGGTTTCTTCACACCAGGTAAGTCACAAAACTATTACATTGGCATATGGTATAGAATTTTTGATACTAAAACTGTTGTTTGGGTAGCAAATAGAAACGACCCCATTTCCGATCCTTACAATTCGGAACTTAAACTCTTCCCAAATGGAAACCTTGCTCTAATAAACGAGGCAAGAATACAGATTTGGTCCTCAAATTCTACTTCAACCACAGATAATTCAACTTTAGCCATCCTTCTTGACAATGGAAATTTTGTGACACGAGATAACCAAGATTCCTCTAATGTTATATGGCAAAGTTTTGATTACCCAACGGACACTTGGCTTCCTGGTGGAAAAATTGGATATAACAAAATAAAGAAAGAAAAGATTTATCTAACTACATGGAGAAGTTCAGAAAATCCTGCCTCGGGTATTTTCTCATTTGAGGTGGAAACATATAATAAAAGTGAAATTTTAGTCTACAACAAGAGTAGACAGTACTGGTCTTCTGGTGCATGGACAGGAACAAGTTTTGCTCTTGTTCCAGAAATTGGACTAAACACTTATATCTCAAATCTTACATATATTTCCAATGTGAATGAGAGCATATTCACCTATGACATTGCTGTTCCTAAATCTTTCACGCGGTTTATGGTTCATTGGACTGGACAACTTAGGCAGTTAGTATGGAGGGAAGATTTCCCGGAACGCCAATGGCTTCCGTATTCGGTGTGGCCACAACAGTGTGAAGGTTTGGGCTTGTGTGGTGATTTTGCGAAATGCAATCAGTTAGCAGAACCTTATTGTAATTGTTTTCATGGGTATGAACCGAGGGATTCAAAAAATTGGGTATTGGGACATTACGCTGATGGGTGCATGAAGAAATCAGCAAGAGCCAGCAAGACACGTGTTTGGATTGTTCTTGGAGCTACTGGGGGGTCCTTTATTTTGCTTGGCATGGTAACATTATCTATCTTGCAGCTGAGGAAACAAAAAATGGGAAGTTATGATTGGGAATCAGGGAATTTGATGTTTTTTAAGTACCAAGACATCAAAAACTCAACCATGAACTTCTCAGAAAAGATTGGAGAAGGTGGTTTTGGTTCAGTTTACAAAGGGACTTTACCGAATTCCAGAGCTATAGCAGTTAAAAGGCTGAATAATTTATACCAAGGAGAGAAGCAGTTCCGCACAGAAATGAGCACAATTGGGCAGATTCACCACATAAACCTCGTTCGCCTGCGAGGATTCTGCATAGAAGGTGAGAAAAGACTTTTAGTCTTTGATTACATGAAGAATGGTTCTCTTGAAAATTATTTGTTTCGCGAAAATTTCAATGTTTTTCTAGATTGGAAAGCAAGGTACAAAATTATGATTGGAATAGCAAGAGGGTTGGGTTATCTCCATGAAAAATGCAGGGATTGTATCATACATTGTGATATTAAGCCTGATAACATATTGTTGGATGATGAGTTCAATGCCAAAGTTGCTGATTTTGGCCTAGCCAAGCTTCTTGGCCGAGAATATAGCCATGTCTTGACAACAATAAAAGGAACAAGAGGATATATGGCACCAGAATGGATGTCAAACGAGGCCATCACCGAAAAGGTAGATGTTTATAGCTATGGAAAGCTGTTGTTTGAGATTATATCAGGGAGAAGAAACATGGAGTTTCTAGATGATGGAAACTATTTTCCGGCTCTAGTTGCAGAGGAAGTAAGCGAAGGGGAAGAAGGGTTAATGCAGTTCTTAGATAAAAGATTAAAGGGTGAAGCAAATTCATGCGAACTGGCCAGAGCTTGCAAAGTAGCTTGTTGGTGCATTCAGGATGATGAGAAAATTAGGCCAAGTATGGGGGATGTGATTCAGATTCTAGAGGGACATTTTGAAGTGAACACTCCTCCAATTCCTCAGTTCCTTCTAGGTTTCACAAATCCAAATAATTCTCAACCCGAATTTTACCAGAACTACTCATTCAGCATAACTTCATCTACTAGTTAG
- the LOC141711005 gene encoding uncharacterized protein LOC141711005: MHILEDYKADVDGEACSKLEAEVAALKGEKKKIAVGFTELEHRVADLSKANSALSKKVAEMEATEQVSSGRIRELEGRLLEVERELEEEKGKRQGLVRQVEGMDGSYKLIVKENEDLKKEVEKAVEDITGALGDGYGRCLRRMEEAGIAVEGHDFDDYLRDLASKGDNA, from the coding sequence ATGCATATACTGGAGGATTACAAGGCTGATGTTGATGGTGAGGCTTGTTCCAAGCTCGAAGCTGAAGTTGCTGCCTTGAAGGGGGAAAAGAAGAAGATTGCGGTGGGCTTTACGGAACTCGAGCATAGGGTGGCTGATTTGTCTAAGGCAAATTCCGCATTGTCGAAAAAGGTTGCTGAGATGGAGGCTACTGAGCAGGTGTCGAGTGGGAGGATACGAGAACTCGAGGGTCGACTGCTCGAGGTGGAAAGGGAGCTTGAAGAGGAAAAAGGCAAGCGCCAAGGCTTGGTTCGACAGGTCGAAGGAATGGATGGCTCCTACAAGTTGATTGTGAAGGAAAACGAAGATTTGAAGAAAGAGGTAGAGAAAGCTGTTGAAGATATCACTGGTGCTCTGGGCGACGGTTATGGACGATGTCTTCGACGGATGGAAGAGGCTGGTATTGCCGTCGAGGGACATGACTTTGATGACTATCTTCGTGACCTGGCATCGAAGGGTGATAACGCATGA
- the LOC141714889 gene encoding uncharacterized protein LOC141714889, whose product MIVEELDPGTAGPTQVKELTAEVAADPSTHVDRELPKQPALKPKKKSSLGDVRLHLEKKERLKAQNQGNPKDSLDSDEELEFLEREAQRLQAKLERKHEIHRLRRELQQTTIQNEGQDDEFYDEDDAEYEYEPSAESTYSQPRERRQRTVSSADVSHQTDSTESISHEEFAKMQEKIAQMRTLMRNQAGFETVSESPLSLVLEKARIDRTLKTPALDHFDGSSDPLAFLNTFDGRMAFFGHSEIARCQFFSTCLQGTALRWYSNLPPRSIDSWITLKSKFQARFSSNYKGIKVTASLMTMHQRSGESLRSFLTRFREELAEIPDLIEQMAVNFLTAGIDKSRHGLLLEEIFEKRPKTLQAAFQIIEHRMMLQEAVSCIQSPRRSSKYERRRSYSPRSPARERRRERRRSPPPRTSDLPPRDRRERDWQPHNRSEKEFTKLNTEKTTILAVLKMEPDYRPPRPMKPGRPPSSRYCEYHEDTGHTTEQCFQLSNLIEGKIRRGQLVHYVQHDDEPRRHHRGEDDRVIDVIFAKRPRANPSPVISFSDDDYRPGLIEGHQDALVITTRVGNNTVKKMLVDNGSSVDVLYHHAFSRMDIGDRRLENSRTPLYGFTGNEVHVVGTIDMLVLFGSPPCQIWKMVKFHVISVSSSFNAILGRTTITALRAITSISHLKMKFPTDFGVGEMIGDQVTARQCYLTTVSPRKRTEEELEVNQVLDIDPRELIDSSTSNSCSPLEKTEDIEVFEGNPDKTTRIGKNLSSDLKKDITNLIREFSDIFAWVPRDMSGIPETIARQSLHISKDTRPVRQKQRIFSAEKRAAIDQEIDRLLDAGFIEPVQFPTWISNVVLVKKSNGKWRMCIDYSDVNRACPKDFYPLPNIDQLIDATAGNELLSFMDAFSGYNQIKMDSHDWKQTAFITHRGVFGYKVMSFGLINAGATFQQTMDKIFSSQIGRNMLIYVDDMITKSKATSDHVTDLRETFTNARTNNM is encoded by the exons ATGATTGTAGAAGAGCTTGACCCGGGAACCGCCGGACCAACTCAGGTAAAGGAGTTGACGGCAGAAGTTGCCGCCGACCCCTCGACCCACGTCGATCGCGAGCTTCCTAAACAACCGGCATTGAAGCCGAA GAAAAAAAGTTCTCTCGGCGACGTTCGGCTGCATTTGGAAAAGAAAGAAAGGCTAAAAGCCCAAAACCAAGGAAATCCAAAAGATTCGCTTGATTCAGATGAAGAACTCGAGTTTCTAGAGCGCGAAGCTCAGAGATTGCAGGCTAAACTTGAGCGAAAACACGAGATTCACCGTCTCCGTCGAGAGCTCCAACAAACTACAATTCAAAATGAAGGACAAGACGATGAATTTTATGACGAGGATGATGCGGAGTACGAATATGAGCCATCGGCGGAGTCAACATATTCGCAACCTCGCGAACGTCGACAGAGGACAGTGTCATCTGCCGATGTCTCGCATCAGACAGATTCCACGGAATCTATATCTCACGAGGAGTTCGCTAAAATGCAGGAGAAAATCGCCCAGATGCGTACCTTGATGAGAAATCAGGCAGGGTTTGAAACCGTTTCCGAGAGCCCCCTATCATTAGTGCTTGAGAAGGCGCGCATCGACAGGACGTTGAAAACGCCTGCTCTCGATCATTTCGACGGATCCTCGGACCCGTTAGCATTTCTAAATACATTTGATGGTCGCATGGCTTTCTTCGGCCACTCGGAGATCGCTAGGTGTCAGTTCTTCTCCACTTGCCTTCAAGGCACGGCTCTCCGATGGTACAGTAACTTGCCACCTCGGTCAATCGACTCGTGGATAACTCTGAAAAGCAAGTTTCAAGCCCGATTTTCCAGCAActacaaaggaatcaaagttacTGCATCCTTGATGACAATGCATCAACGCTCCGGCGAAAGTCTAAGGAGTTTTCTAACCCGGTTCAGAGAAGAGCTAGCAGAAATTCCAGACTTAATAGAACAGATGGCTGTCAATTTCCTGACAGCGGGCATCGATAAGTCTAGGCATGGCCTCCTTTTAGAAGAGATCTTTGAAAAAAGGCCGAAAACCCTACAGGCCGCGTTCCAGATTATAGAACACCGCATGATGCTTCAAGAAGCGGTAAGCTGTATACAATCTCCACGGAGGTCGTCAAAATATGAACGACGCCGAAGCTACAGTCCACGATCCCCTGCGAGGGAAAGGCGCCGAGAGCGCCGTAGGTCGCCCCCGCCTCGCACATCGGACCTTCCCCCGAGGGATAGAAGAGAAAGAGATTGGCAGCCCCACAATCGTTCTGAAAAAGAGTTCACTAAACTCAACACTGAGAAAACGACAATTTTGGCGGTGTTAAAAATGGAACCGGATTATCGCCCTCCAAGACCCATGAAACCAGGAAGACCCCCAAGCTCCAGATATTGTGAATATCATGAAGACACCGGCCATACAACAGAGCAATGTTTTCAACTTAGCAATCTCATCGAAGGAAAAATTCGTCGAGGGCAACTAGTCCACTATGTGCAGCACGATGATGAACCCAGACGTCACCATCGAGGCGAAGACGATCGTGTAATCGACGTTATTTTTG CCAAACGCCCTCGAGCGAATCCCTCCCCCGTCATCTCTTTCTCTGATGACGATTATCGTCCCGGTCTCATCGAAGGCCATCAAGATGCTCTCGTCATCACAACACGGGTGGGAAACAACACGGTTAAGAAAATGTTGGTCGATAATGGTAGCTCTGTCGACGTGTTATATCACCATGCTTTTTCCCGAATGGACATAGGAGATCGAAGACTCGAAAACTCCCGAACCCCGCTATACGGGTTCACAGGCAATGAGGTTCACGTTGTAGGAACCATCGATATGCTAGTGCTTTTCGGTTCCCCACCTTGTCAGATTTGGAAAATGGTCAAATTCCATGTGATTAGCGTTTCCTCAAGCTTCAACGCCATTTTGGGACGAACAACGATCACCGCGCTCCGAGCTATAACATCTATCTCCCACTTGAAAATGAAGTTTCCCACAGATTTCGGCGTGGGAGAAATGATTGGGGATCAAGTAACAGCAAGACAATGCTACCTAACCACCGTTTCTCCAAGAAAAAGGACAGAGGAAGAGTTAGAAGTCAATCAAGTACTAGACATCGACCCAAGAGAATTGATTGACTCATCCACAAGCAATTCATGCTCCCCTCTCGAAAAAACAGAAGATATAGAAGTATTTGAAGGAAACCCCGATAAAACCACAAGAATTGGTAAAAACCTCTCATCAGATCTCAAAAAAGATATCACGAACCTCATCCGGGAATTCTCCGATATTTTTGCTTGGGTCCCGAGGGACATGTCTGGCATCCCAGAGACCATTGCTCGACAATCGCTGCACATCAGTAAGGACACCAGGCCTGTGCGACAGAAACAACGCATATTCTCGGCCGAGAAAAGAGCAGCCATCGACCAAGAGATCGACAGACTCCTCGACGCCGGCTTCATCGAGCCCGTGCAATTCCCCACATGGATATCAAACGTAGTTCTGGTTAAGAAAAGCAATGGGAAGTGGAGAATGTGCATTGATTATTCAGATGTGAATAGGGCGTGCCCTAAGGATTTTTACCCTTTGCCCAATATCGACCAACTCATCGACGCCACAGCGGGAAATGAACTCCTGTCCTTTATGGACGCCTTTTCGGGGTATAATCAAATTAAGATGGATTCCCATGACTGGAAACAAACTGCTTTCATCACTCATAGGGGAGTCTTTGGATACAAAGTAATGTCCTTCGGATTAATCAATGCGGGCGCTACTTTTCAGCAGACAATGGATAAAATATTCTCCTCGCAGATAGGAAGAAACATGCTAATATACGTCGATGACATGATCACAAAGTCAAAAGCTACCTCCGACCACGTGACAGACCTTCGAGAAACGTTCACCAATGCAAGGACAAATAACATGTGA
- the LOC141713175 gene encoding receptor-like protein 7: MSKYMWPFIFMMTLSLQNHVAVSASYNSSNQNLSANIQKLALYQFKLSFKINSSASELCEGLSSGPSHPKTMNWSMSSDCCTWDGVTCDHITGNVIGLDLSCSHLVGSIPPNSTIFNLSFLQIIVFDSNNLFGALPVEIFHLPNLEALSLQFNSHLIVSLPKNKWGSSSSLQVLALTLTTLSGGIPDSIGFLQSLTFLSLSQCNISGSIPRSFSNLTQLTYLNLASNHFSGPIPYFLGNLQNLKILYLDFNNFIGLIPRSIGNLTQLSLLSLNSNSLTDQIPDSLAGLQNLTFLSLSHNKLTGQFPSWVANFSELTFLDLSENSLTGPLPSNLTLPNLTFLDLSDNSLNGTIPSVFFKFPSLTNLYLDYNKFTGHVHEFDSSKPLLQGFSCSNNLLDGPIPHSFSELVNLTSLDFSSNKFSGVDIGIFSPLKHLESLDLSHNSLSVRSTSTPMLPPRIQSLLLASCKIKEFPHFVRTAKSLAYLDLSNNQINGEIPQWIGSMGMHSMNYLNISHNSLTGGLENLPWNKLKYLDLQSNILQGSLPASICNSSSLIILNLSHNNLSGLLPSCTRSLKYSLSVFDLRMNSMGGSLPSTLINFRKLRSLNLHGNKLEGTIPSSFSEFDYLEVFDLGNNQINDTFPQCLETLQNLQVLILKSNKFFGIITKVSKIEHPFPSLRIIDLSDNEFLGPLPAKYIQNFKGMMNPDVNKLGRSYMGNSGYSDTVIMVIKGVEIEFTKILTIFTTMDLSRNKFEGEIPEYIGNLESLRYLNLSHNNLTGHIPSLIGKLSMLESLDLSFNRLVGVIPQQLTSIYSLSRLDLSQNDLVGHIPEGAQFNTFENDSYAGNFGLCGRPLSKKCTSKKQQEKIGNDEDEDEDDDLFFSGFTWEAVAIGYGCGVLVGFVVGYVMFLAGKPKWYTRIFARELGLKVRRLEIRR; encoded by the coding sequence ATGTCGAAATATATGTGGCCATTCATATTCATGATGACTTTGAGCCTGCAAAATCATGTAGCTGTATCAGCATCTTATAATTCAAGTAACCAGAACTTGAGTGCTAATATACAAAAGCTTGCTTTGTATCAGTTTAAGCTTAGCTTCAAAATTAATAGTTCTGCTTCTGAATTATGTGAAGGATTATCAAGTGGTCCTTCGCATCCAAAGACGATGAACTGGAGCATGAGTTCTGATTGCTGCACTTGGGATGGAGTTACCTGCGACCACATCACAGGGAACGTGATCGGACTGGACCTGAGTTGCAGCCACCTTGTAGGATCCATCCCACCCAACAGTACCATCTTCAACCTATCTTTCCTCCAGATCATTGTCTTTGATTCTAATAATTTATTTGGAGCATTACCTGTAGAGATTTTTCACCTGCCCAACTTGGAAGCACTAAGCTTACAATTTAACTCTCACCTAATTGTTAGTTTACCAAAGAATAAGTGGGGAAGTAGTAGTAGTCTCCAGGTTCTTGCCCTTACACTAACAACCTTATCTGGAGGGATACCTGATTCTATAGGCTTTCTCCAGTCGTTGACCTTTTTATCACTTTCACAATGCAATATCTCTGGGTCGATCCCAAGATCCTTCAGCAACCTTACTCAACTTACTTATTTGAACCTTGCTTCCAATCATTTTAGTGGTCCAATTCCCTACTTTTTAGGTAACCTTCAAAACCTAAAAATCCTTTATCTTGACTTCAACAATTTTATTGGCCTGATTCCAAGATCAATAGGCAATCTCACTCAACTATCCCTATTGAGCCTTAATTCCAATAGCCTAACTGACCAAATTCCCGATTCTTTAGCTGGTCTTCAAAACCTAACATTCCTTAGCCTTAGTCATAACAAGTTAACTGGTCAGTTCCCTTCTTGGGTTGCCAACTTTAGTGAACTCACCTTTTTAGATCTATCAGAAAACTCACTCACTGGGCCTCTTCCTTCCAACCTAACTCTTCCTAACCTGACTTTTCTTGATTTGTCAGATAACTCTCTGAACGGGACAATACCGTCTGTATTTTTTAAGTTTCCATCATTGACAAATCTATATTTAGACTATAATAAGTTCACAGGACATGTACATGAGTTCGATTCTTCAAAGCCGTTGCTTCAAGGTTTTTCTTGTAGCAACAATTTACTAGATGGACCCATTCCACACTCATTTTCTGAACTTGTGAACCTTACTTCCCTTGACTTTTCTTCAAACAAATTCAGTGGTGTCGATATTGGAATATTTTCACCCCTCAAACACCTTGAGAGCCTTGATCTTTCACATAATAGTCTATCAGTGAGAAGTACAAGTACGCCCATGCTCCCTCCTAGAATTCAGAGTTTGCTTTTAGCTTCTTGCAAGATCAAGGAGTTCCCACATTTCGTAAGAACTGCAAAGAGCCTTGCGTACCTGGATCTGTCTAACAACCAGATTAATGGAGAAATTCCTCAGTGGATTGGTTCCATGGGGATGCACTCAATGAATTATTTGAATATTTCTCACAACAGCCTGACAGGTGGTCTTGAGAATCTTCCCTGGAACAAACTGAAATATCTCGATCTCCAATCTAATATACTCCAGGGATCATTGCCTGCTTCAATCTGCAACTCGAGCTCTCTTATCATTCTCAATTtgtctcataataatttaagtGGTCTCCTTCCCTCTTGTACAAGAAGTTTAAAGTACAGTCTTTCCGTTTTTGATCTCCGGATGAATAGTATGGGGGGAAGTCTTCCCTCAACATTGATAAATTTCCGTAAACTGAGAAGTTTAAATTTGCATGGAAATAAACTGGAAGGAACAATTCCTTCTTCTTTTTCTGAATTTGATTACTTGGAAGTTTTTGATCTTGgaaataatcaaataaatgatACCTTCCCTCAGTGTTTGGAAACCCTTCAAAATCTCCAagttcttattttgaaatcaaataAATTCTTCGGTATCATAACCAAGGTCTCTAAGATAGAACACCCATTCCCTAGCCTGAGAATCATTGACCTCTCCGACAATGAGTTTTTGGGTCCTTTACCAGCAAAATATATCCAGAACTTCAAAGGGATGATGAATCCTGATGTCAACAAATTGGGAAGGAGTTATATGGGAAATTCTGGTTATAGTGATACCGTGATCATGGTGATAAAAGGGGTAGAGATTGAGTTCACTAAAATTCTTACAATATTCACAACCATGGACTTATCAAGAAACAAGTTCGAAGGGGAAATTCCTGAATACATTGGAAATTTGGAGTCACTCAGATATCTGAATCTATCTCACAATAACCTCACAGGCCATATACCATCCTTGATAGGAAAATTGTCGATGCTAGAATCACTTGACCTCTCCTTCAACCGACTCGTTGGAGTAATTCCTCAACAGCTCACCAGTATATATTCTCTTTCACGTCTAGATCTCTCTCAGAATGATCTTGTCGGTCATATTCCAGAAGGAGCTCAGTTTAATACATTTGAAAATGATAGCTATGCTGGGAATTTTGGCCTATGTGGACGTCCACTGTCCAAAAAGTGCACTAGCAAGAAGCAACAAGAAAAAATTGGAAATGATgaggatgaggatgaggatgatGATTTGTTTTTCAGTGGTTTTACTTGGGAAGCTGTGGCGATTGGATATGGTTGTGGAGTGCTGGTGGGATTCGTCGTAGGATACGTAATGTTCCTGGCTGGAAAACCAAAATGGTACACGAGAATCTTTGCCAGAGAGCTGGGACTCAAGGTAAGAAGGCTAGAGATTAGAAGATGA